DNA sequence from the Anaerolineae bacterium genome:
TCACCACCTCTGCGATGCGCCAGTCCAGGGCGCTTTCTATCTTCATCTCCACGGGGTCCCTCCTGCCAAGATGGGGACGCTGCATGTGTATCTTATCACGCGTTTAGCATCGTACCGCAGAAAAAGCGAACGCGCAAATCGTCATTTTGAGCAGAGGTGGTATAATCGGGATATGCCCATCGAGTTGCGGATCGGTGACGTAGTGCGGTTGCGCAAGCCTCATCCCTGCGGCAGCTACGAGTGGGAGATCGTGCGAGTGGGCGCCGACATCGGCATCCGTTGCTGTCAATGCCGGCGACGGGTGCTCTTGCCGCGCCGTCAGCTCGAGCGGCGGATCAAGGCTTTCATTCGTCGCGGCGAGTCTATCGAACCTTCCGGAGGCTGAGAGAGCCTCTCAAAAGCCTTGGCCGGTTCTTTTTGCGTCGGGCTTCGTGGGCGCAAAGGCAGGGAGATATGCCCTAAGAGGGCACTTTTGGCTCCTCTGAAGCTGGTTTTCATACTTATCCGGATGAGTTTTGCAACACTCTCTATGCGGCTCCGAAGGGATGCGCTCATGATGGTAGTGTCCACCCATCTTCCCTGCCAGCGTTGGCAAAAGATGCCTTGAGAACTCACTGGTATATCAGGCATACACTCCTTCAAAAGGCTTGTGAGTTATCCCCTATTCTGGTAGAATTAGGGGAACATGCGAAGGGCAGACCTGAAGATCGCGATCGTCCATGACTGGTTGAACCAGGCCGGCGGGGCCGAGCAGGTGCTGGAGGCGCTCAAAGAGCTATATCCGGACGCTCCCGTGTACACCAGCATCTACGATCGGAAACGGATGCCACCAGTTTATCAGTCGTGGGACATCCGCACCTCGTTCATGCAACGCCTGCCCGGCGTGGCCAGAAATCATCAGTGGTACCTGCTGCTGTACCCGCTAGCCTTCGAAGGGTTCGATTTCAGCGGGTAC
Encoded proteins:
- a CDS encoding DUF951 domain-containing protein, encoding MPIELRIGDVVRLRKPHPCGSYEWEIVRVGADIGIRCCQCRRRVLLPRRQLERRIKAFIRRGESIEPSGG